In Chryseobacterium lactis, a single genomic region encodes these proteins:
- a CDS encoding glycosyltransferase family 32 protein — MPIPKQIFQTFKTKKLPLLTKFHIWNIKRKNPEYSYYFYDDAAIEQFITEKFPSKYINCYNRLTIGAAKADFFRYAILYKKGGVYLDIDSSITKPLKQLIKEEDEAVISVERHENLYVQWGLIFSKGHPFLKKTLELMIDNIENHRYPNDIHATTGPTVFTKGINQALKENPHIPYTLFDGIEFRGYLQFKYKLGKFFLYKNKSQHWKRLQTTQDIIA; from the coding sequence ATGCCCATACCCAAGCAAATATTTCAGACTTTTAAAACCAAAAAGCTTCCTTTACTTACAAAGTTTCACATCTGGAATATCAAAAGGAAAAACCCTGAATATAGTTATTATTTCTACGATGATGCCGCAATTGAGCAATTTATAACCGAAAAATTTCCATCAAAGTATATCAATTGCTACAATAGATTAACCATTGGAGCCGCAAAAGCTGATTTTTTCAGGTATGCTATTCTGTATAAAAAAGGAGGTGTATATCTGGATATCGACAGTTCAATTACCAAACCTCTGAAACAACTCATAAAAGAGGAAGATGAAGCTGTAATCAGTGTGGAAAGGCACGAAAATCTATATGTACAATGGGGACTTATCTTCAGCAAAGGCCATCCTTTTTTAAAGAAAACGCTGGAACTGATGATTGATAATATAGAAAATCACCGTTATCCCAATGACATACATGCCACAACAGGGCCCACTGTATTTACGAAAGGAATAAATCAAGCTTTAAAAGAAAACCCACATATTCCATACACTTTGTTTGATGGCATTGAATTCCGTGGTTATTTACAATTCAAGTATAAACTGGGGAAATTTTTTCTGTACAAAAACAAATCGCAACACTGGAAACGACTTCAGACTACGCAGGACATTATTGCTTAA
- a CDS encoding DMT family transporter, producing the protein MGRSYIFLALAIVFEIIATTFLKKSEEFSKLWPSIVTVVGYTCAFYFLSLTLRQIPVGITYAIWSGVGIVFITLIGIVAFKQIPDMPAIIGIALIIIGVIIINVFSKMGTH; encoded by the coding sequence ATGGGACGCAGTTATATTTTTCTTGCTTTGGCAATCGTATTTGAAATTATAGCCACTACTTTTTTGAAAAAATCAGAGGAATTTTCAAAGCTGTGGCCATCGATCGTAACTGTAGTAGGATATACCTGTGCTTTTTACTTTCTGAGTCTCACACTTCGTCAGATTCCTGTGGGAATTACCTATGCCATTTGGTCGGGGGTAGGAATTGTCTTTATAACGTTAATCGGTATCGTAGCATTCAAGCAGATTCCGGATATGCCGGCCATTATCGGAATTGCCCTTATTATAATAGGAGTGATTATTATTAATGTATTTTCAAAAATGGGAACCCATTAA
- a CDS encoding AAA family ATPase has protein sequence MNLYNLIIQDKEQISLNEVFLNKNNRDQLVQLIKEHTYVKELQEYGLPVNNKILLQGSSGCGKTMTAKALAHALGKNIIILNLSNIVSSRIGETSQNIKMIFDKAARERSVLFLDELDQIGKARGSDDKDVGEMRRLVNTLIQLIDYYPENALLLCATNHPEIIDTALLRRFQLKINYEMPSAEFLDSYYDQLLNRFPEDLQKIERKYAVSFAEAKDHALTSVKAGLIQKLEAKEIIQS, from the coding sequence ATGAATCTTTACAACCTCATTATTCAGGACAAAGAACAAATCAGCCTCAATGAAGTATTTCTTAATAAAAACAACAGGGATCAACTTGTACAGCTTATTAAGGAACACACCTATGTAAAGGAACTTCAGGAATATGGATTACCGGTTAATAATAAGATTTTACTGCAGGGAAGTTCAGGTTGCGGAAAAACAATGACTGCAAAAGCTCTGGCTCATGCGCTGGGAAAAAATATTATCATCCTGAATTTAAGTAATATTGTTTCATCAAGAATTGGAGAAACATCCCAGAATATTAAAATGATATTCGATAAAGCAGCAAGGGAAAGATCTGTCTTATTCCTCGATGAACTCGATCAAATCGGAAAAGCAAGAGGAAGTGACGACAAAGATGTGGGGGAAATGAGAAGATTGGTTAATACCCTGATCCAATTAATTGATTATTATCCGGAAAATGCATTGCTACTTTGTGCCACAAATCATCCTGAGATTATTGACACTGCCCTATTGAGACGTTTTCAGCTAAAGATCAATTACGAAATGCCTTCTGCTGAATTCCTGGACAGCTATTATGATCAACTTCTCAATCGATTTCCGGAGGATCTGCAAAAGATTGAGAGAAAGTATGCTGTTTCTTTTGCAGAAGCTAAAGACCATGCTCTTACTTCTGTAAAAGCAGGCTTGATACAAAAACTGGAAGCAAAAGAAATCATTCAGTCATGA
- a CDS encoding YggS family pyridoxal phosphate-dependent enzyme produces MKKYILHNLEIIHNRINLACEKAGRNPNEVRLLLATKTVSPDRIKIALENGQTLIGENKIQELKEKYEALKGTLHENHFIGHLQTNKIKDILKYEVTCIQSLDRLDLAEKLHQRLSADNKTLEVLIQVNTSNEESKFGINPGAAIELIKNVSQFPTLKIKGLMTIGLFSAEAEKVRQCFKILKNLQQEIIRENIPNVEMKELSMGMSGDLETAIEEGSTIVRVGTAVFGARMHPDSYYWNEGTIENKE; encoded by the coding sequence ATGAAAAAATATATTCTCCACAACCTTGAAATCATCCACAACCGGATCAATCTTGCCTGTGAAAAAGCAGGAAGGAATCCAAATGAGGTTAGGCTATTGCTCGCCACAAAAACAGTTTCTCCGGATCGGATTAAAATTGCATTGGAAAACGGACAGACTTTAATTGGGGAGAATAAAATTCAGGAACTGAAAGAAAAATATGAAGCATTAAAAGGTACTCTTCATGAAAATCATTTTATCGGACATTTGCAGACCAATAAAATCAAAGATATTCTGAAGTATGAGGTGACCTGCATTCAATCTCTTGACCGATTGGATTTGGCGGAGAAATTACATCAAAGACTTTCGGCCGACAATAAAACGCTTGAAGTTTTAATTCAGGTCAATACTTCAAATGAAGAAAGTAAGTTCGGAATTAATCCCGGTGCAGCCATTGAGCTTATTAAAAACGTTTCTCAATTTCCAACGTTAAAAATAAAAGGCTTGATGACTATTGGTCTTTTCAGCGCTGAAGCAGAAAAGGTCAGACAATGTTTTAAAATACTAAAAAACTTACAGCAGGAAATCATCCGGGAAAACATTCCCAATGTTGAAATGAAAGAATTATCTATGGGAATGAGTGGAGACCTGGAAACTGCCATTGAAGAAGGATCCACCATTGTGAGAGTGGGAACCGCCGTATTTGGAGCAAGAATGCATCCTGACAGCTATTATTGGAATGAAGGAACAATTGAAAATAAAGAATAA
- a CDS encoding Crp/Fnr family transcriptional regulator, with protein sequence MTYTNILQKCLPDFGKELLSEMENFGIIKELQAHDFVVKQGQLIRYLPIVLEGYVKVYSEEDGTQFLLYYIQEGASCIFSFAHLFNEDPIDFSAVSEGKVIILHIPVEKAKEWLVRYPSFTNLIMNEFQKHYNDLQYTTKQIICYKLEDRLWDYLKTKAGVSGTYELAVSHQSIADDLGTTREVISRLMKKIELDGKLIQDHRKIKLLISDF encoded by the coding sequence ATGACTTATACAAACATTCTTCAAAAATGCCTGCCTGATTTTGGAAAAGAACTGCTCTCCGAAATGGAAAATTTCGGGATCATCAAAGAGCTTCAGGCGCATGATTTTGTTGTAAAGCAAGGGCAGCTTATCCGCTATTTACCTATTGTTCTTGAAGGTTACGTTAAAGTTTACAGTGAAGAAGATGGCACACAGTTTCTACTGTATTACATTCAGGAAGGCGCATCATGTATTTTCAGTTTTGCCCATTTGTTTAATGAGGATCCTATTGATTTTTCTGCTGTTTCGGAAGGAAAAGTAATTATTCTGCATATTCCTGTTGAGAAGGCCAAGGAATGGCTTGTCCGATATCCTTCCTTTACTAATTTAATCATGAATGAGTTTCAAAAACATTACAATGATTTGCAGTACACTACTAAGCAGATCATCTGTTATAAACTGGAAGACAGACTTTGGGATTACCTGAAAACAAAAGCAGGAGTTTCCGGTACTTATGAACTAGCAGTGTCACATCAAAGTATTGCGGATGATCTGGGAACAACAAGAGAAGTAATCTCCCGATTGATGAAAAAGATTGAACTGGATGGAAAACTAATACAGGATCATAGAAAAATAAAGTTATTGATCAGTGACTTTTGA
- a CDS encoding hexameric tyrosine-coordinated heme protein codes for MSEQVQLVPNNSLLTKTPEEGRQLAVKMARLIIKVTQPDAAVREKLRPVYADDASMLIAIGQTVAIEFATIAAANNYWK; via the coding sequence ATGAGTGAACAAGTCCAATTAGTCCCGAACAATTCTTTATTAACAAAAACCCCTGAAGAAGGAAGACAATTAGCCGTAAAAATGGCCAGATTAATTATTAAAGTAACACAGCCTGATGCAGCGGTTCGGGAAAAATTACGCCCGGTATATGCAGATGACGCATCTATGCTCATTGCTATAGGGCAGACTGTGGCTATAGAATTTGCTACCATTGCAGCTGCCAATAATTATTGGAAATAA